AGTCCGACAACAGCGACACGAAGCTGTGCCGCAGCTCGCGCGGCGTCCACTGAGCCGGGTCGACGTCCTCAGCCGTCGAGATGGCCAGGCGGAAGTCCCGGCGTACGTGCGCCGGGTCCAACGGGGTGCCCACCTTGGACGTGAAGACCAGACCGTTCTCGACCCACCGGGCCCCGGCTGCAGCCCGGTCGCGTTCCTGCTGCGTTCGTTGAGCGAGCAGTGCCTCCACGCACCGCCGCGGCAGGGCCAGCGTGCGCCGCGACTTGCGGGTCTTCGTGTCTCCGCCGACGCGCACCGACCTCCACACCGCCACGTGGGCCGGGACCGGCGGCACCACGTCCGGACGGCCCACGAGGTCGACGTGGTCCCACCGCAACGCCCGCAGCTCCTCCGTGCGGGCTCCGGTCAGCATCGACAGCACGACGTAACCGCGCAGCCGGGTCGACTCCACCGCCCGCAGCACGGCGTCGGCCTGAGCCATGGTGAGAGCCTTCGACGGTCGGCCGGGCTTGCCCTGCGGCACGCTGCACAGGCCGACGACGTTCCGCTTCACCTTGTCCCGGGACATTGCCCGCCGCACCGCCCGGTTCAAGACCGAGTGGATGCCCTGCAGCGTCCGGGTGCTGTGCGTCTGTGCCTTCCGAGCCAACCACCGGTCGACGTCCTCAGCGCTGAGGTCACGGAGCC
The sequence above is drawn from the Kineococcus rhizosphaerae genome and encodes:
- a CDS encoding site-specific integrase, encoding MPARRGRGEGGLHWDEQRQRWIASVSLGFTPAGKRIVKRGSGKTKTEARSKLKEVLRDQDDGLAIAPNDYTVAQAVEDWLTYGLHGRSETTVTTNRILARTHVIPDMGARRLRDLSAEDVDRWLARKAQTHSTRTLQGIHSVLNRAVRRAMSRDKVKRNVVGLCSVPQGKPGRPSKALTMAQADAVLRAVESTRLRGYVVLSMLTGARTEELRALRWDHVDLVGRPDVVPPVPAHVAVWRSVRVGGDTKTRKSRRTLALPRRCVEALLAQRTQQERDRAAAGARWVENGLVFTSKVGTPLDPAHVRRDFRLAISTAEDVDPAQWTPRELRHSFVSLLSDSGVPLEEISRLVGHSSTAVTELVYRKQIRPVVQTGAVVMDRLF